A region of Takifugu flavidus isolate HTHZ2018 chromosome 2, ASM371156v2, whole genome shotgun sequence DNA encodes the following proteins:
- the slc22a31 gene encoding putative solute carrier family 22 member 31, which yields MVAPPSPGSRLQHMDYDAKILPRTGGYGRYNRLVVVCSWFPTFAVTLNLISDVFYTRIPDSYHCQPDPRLLPSALLLSNVTSQRYLNLTIPWVNGTGLSHCQLFKYPSNVSDFTGNVPKEVVSCTKGWVFAHEAGLQSNFVTEWNLVCNDYWKIPLQHICFMSGWIMGYILLGTLSDWLGRRHCFLMSTSLSCLLGVAVCLSNSAVIFLLLLRLLQGSTLAGVFVSSYITRLELCDPLHRLMASMVGGFFSIFAEVCLPAVAALCRDWPVLQAVATLPLLQLLSCWCCASMFPESPRWLLATNQMSLAKRSLQDVTVRNGVCLQDDMYPGETLLAQIDSASEERQPKFFTVLELRRTRVIWKNCLILSFTLFIGTGIQYCFTRNLHTYSTNFYFAYFVRVITGALACVFICLSVNRYGRRGMLLLSAIVTGLSSLLLLALTQYLYGAMVLVLSVVGLLFSQALAMLSVFFASEVMPTVLRGGCLGLVLAAGCVGMAASSLMELQNNGGYFLHQVIFASFAVLSVLCILLLPESKRKSLPDSVAEGENQRRPPLFSARPHRDSLPLLYTTAPLSEYNPDNYSRLVSATKKMLSKETLPYRIAVPAQPPLLPGTDAQEHEREEMA from the exons ATGGTCGCGCCACCGTCGCCGGGCTCTCGCCTCCAACACATGGACTATGACGCCAAGATCCTGCCCCGCACCGGCGGCTACGGACGGTACAACCGACTGGTGGTGGTCTGCAGCTGGTTTCCCACCTTCGCGGTCACGCTGAACCTGATCAGCGACGTGTTTTACACCCGGATCCCGGACTCGTACCACTGCCAGCCGGACCCGCGGCTGCTGCCCTCCGCCCTCCTCCTGAGCAACGTGACGAGCCAGAGGTACCTCAACCTCACCATCCCCTGGGTGAACGGCACCGGCCTCAGCCACTGCCAGCTCTTTAAGTATCCCTCCAACGTCTCGGACTTCACGGGAAACGTGCCCAAGGAGGTGGTGTCGTGCACCAAAGGCTGGGTGTTCGCGCACGAAGCGGGGCTGCAGAGCAACTTTGTCACGGAG TGGAACCTGGTCTGCAACGACTACTGGAAAATCCCTTTGCAGCACATCTGCTTCATGTCAGGGTGGATTATGGGATACATTCTTCTTGGAACATTATCTGACTG gttgGGCCGTCGACACTGCTTCCTCATGTCCACCagcctgtcctgtctgctgggggtggctgtgtgtctgtccaACAGCGCGGTCAtattcctgctgctgctgcgtctcctccAGGGCTCCACGCTGGCGGGGGTGTTTGTGTCCTCCTACATTACGc GACTGGAGCTGTGTGACCCCCTCCATCGCCTCATGGCCTCTATGGTGGGGGGTTTCTTCAGCATCTTTGCGGAGGTGTGTCTACCAGCCGTGGCTGCCCTGTGTCGGGACTGGCCGGTCCTCCAAGCCGTGGCCACGctgcctctgctccagctgctctcctgctggtg CTGCGCGTCGATGTTCCCCGAGTCTCCTCGCTGGCTGCTGGCCACCAACCAGATGTCTCTGGCCAAGAGGAGCCTGCAGGACGTCACCGTCCGGAACGGCGTGTGCCTGCAGGATGACATGTACCCCGGGGAGACCCTGCTCGCGCAGATCGACTCGGCGTCTGAGGAACGCCAGCCCAAGTTCTTCACGGTCCTGGAGCTCCGGCGGACTCGCGTCATCTGGAAGAACTGCCTGATCCTCAGCTTCACGCT CTTCATCGGGACGGGGATCCAGTACTGCTTCACCAGGAACCTGCACACCTACTCCACCAACTTCTACTTCGCCTACTTCGTGCGGGTGATCACGGGCGCGCTGGCCTGCGTCTTCATCTGCTTGTCGGTCAACCGCTACGGCCGGCGcgggatgctgctgctgtcggccatCGTCACCGGCCtgtcctcgctgctgctgctggccctcACTCAGT ACCTGTACGGCGCGATGGTCCTGGTGCTCTCCGTGGTGGGTCTGCTCTTCTCCCAGGCTCTCGCCATGCTCAGCGTGTTCTTCGCCAGTGAGGTGATGCCCACGGTGCTTCG CGGCGGGTGCCTCGGCCTGGTGCTGGCCGCGGGCTGCGTCGGCATGGCGGCCTCCTCCCTGATGGAGCTCCAGAACAACGGCGGCTACTTCCTCCACCAGGTCATCTTCGCCTCCTTCGCCGTGCTCTCCGTGCtctgcatcctgctgctccCCGAGAGCAAACGCAAGTCGCTCCCGGACTCCGTCGCCGAGGGCGAGAACCAGCGCCGGCCCCCTCTTTTCTCCGCCCGCCCCCACAGGGACAGCCTGCCGCTGCTGTACACCACGGCGCCTCTGTCGGAGTACAACCCCGATAACTACTCGCGGTTGGTGTCGGCCACCAAGAAGATGCTGAGTAAAGAGACTCTTCCCTACAGGATCGCGGTCCCGGCTCAGCCGCCTCTGCTGCCCGGGACCGACGCACAGGAACACGAGAGAGAGGAAATGGCCTGA
- the dpep1 gene encoding dipeptidase 1, with protein MTPEMIAPLFLALLASFCSTTSAQDANMDRALKLMAETPLIDGHNDLPWQLRKQFNNELNKVDLNTLETTHTNIPKVKKGRLGAQFWSAYVPCDTQYKDAVRQTLEQIDVVHRMCQKYPEVFMFASSSDDILKAFSMNKTASLIGVEGGHSLDSSLGTLRTMYQLGVRYLTLTHSCNTPWADNWRVDQGSDPSEHDGLSPFGKQLIVEMNRLGMLIDLAHVTVRVMNQVLDMSEAPVIFSHSSAYSLCKHSRNVPDEVLLRVKEKKGIVMVNFYNDYVTCRQTATLSDVADHFDHIKKVAGAEILGFGGDYDGVTRLPEGLEDVSKVPKLVAELLRRGWTDEEVKAALGNNLLRVLKQTEAVRDSKVNSTKPDDVPIPYDDVQNPCRTSYGYPNAGTSHSFGAAALLLSLAVLTEILAL; from the exons ATGACACCTGAGATGATCGCCCCCCTGTTCCTGGCACTGTTGGCCAGTTTCTGCTCCACCACCAGTGCTCAGGATGCCAACATGGACAGAGCGCTGAAGCTGATGGCGGAGACGCCCCTCATCGACGG CCACAACGACCTGCCCTGGCAACTTCGGAAGCAATTCAACAATGAGCTCAACAAGGTGGATCTTAACACGCTGGAgaccacacacaccaacatccCCAAGGTCAAGAAAGGGCGACTGGGAGCTCAG TTCTGGTCAGCTTATGTTCCCTGCGACACCCAGTACAAAGACGCTGTGCGACAAACGCTGGAGCAGATAGACGTGGTTCACAGGATGTGCCAGAAATACCCAGAAGTCTTCATGTTTGCCAGCAGCAGCGACG ACATCCTGAAGGCCTTCAGCATGAACAAGACAGCCAGTCTGATTGGCGTGGAGGGGGGCCACTCCCTCGACAGCAGTCTGGGAACCCTGCGCACCATGTACCAGTTGGGGGTCCGCTacctcacgctcacacactcctgcaACACTCCCTG GGCTGATAACTGGCGCGTTGACCAAGGATCAGACCCATCAGAACACGACGGTCTGTCTCCATTTGGAAAG CAACTGATCGTGGAGATGAACCGTTTGGGGATGCTGATCGACTTGGCCCACGTCACCGTGCGAGTGATGAACCAGGTGCTGGACATGTCTGAAGCTCCAGTCATATTCAGCCATTCATCAGCCTACAGCCTGTGCAAGCACAGCAGAAACGTCCCCGATGAGGTTCTGCTGAGAGTG aaagaaaaaaaaggaatcgtCATGGTCAACTTCTACAACGACTACGTGACCTGCAGGCAGACGGCCACACTCTCAGACGTTGCAG ATCACTTCGATCACATCAAGAAGGTGGCTGGAGCGGAAATCCTCGGTTTTGGTGGAGATTATGACGGCGTCACCAG ACTTCCTGAGGGTCTGGAGGACGTGTCCAAGGTGCCCAAACTGGTGGCTGAGCTGCTGAGGAGAGGATGGACTGATGAGGAAGTGAAAGCGGCGCTGGGAAACAACCTCCTCCGTGTCCTGAAGCAGACTGAGGCG GTCCGCGATTCAAAGGTGAACAGCACTAAACCAGACGATGTCCCGATTCCCTACGACGACGTGCAAAACCCCTGCAGGACCAGCTACGGGTACCCCAACGCCGGGACATCCCATTCCTTCGGAGCGGCAGCTCTCCTGCTCTCACTGGCCGTCCTGACGGAAATTCTGGCTCTTTAG
- the sult5a1 gene encoding sulfotransferase family 5A, member 1, whose amino-acid sequence MESFGGVLFPGGLHTQESLKLAVDFPFQETDVLIVSYPKSGTTWMQEIITLILGRGDPHLSHTVPNWARAPWLEHHYFAELQEASSSQPRVFTTHLPNHLLVPALQEPPGSNVKVIYVSRNPKDVAVSFYHFHKLAAFLPEFSTFEEFLHHFLDGRLCYGSWFDHIKGWTDQRRAPSNLLHVTYEEMSLDLSGTIQKVSSYLRRPLVEDEVNSCVKHCSFSSMKVNKMVNYSLVAKDIMDHSKGSFMRKGKVGDWKTMFTEEQDEYFNSVFKSKMDDCALDFVWEEQQKPPQD is encoded by the exons ATGGAGTCGTTTGGTGGTGTTTTGTTTCCCGGGGGGTTGCACACCCAGGAGTCGCTGAAACTGGCCGTGGACTTTCCTTTCCAGGAAACTGATGTCCTCATCGTCTCCTATCCAAAGTCAG GCACCACATGGATGCAGGAGATTATCACTCTCATACTGGGCAGAGGAGACCCCCACCTGTCCCACACCGTCCCAAACTGGGCTCGGGCCCCCTGGCTGGAGCACCATTATTTTGCTGAGTTGCAGGAAGCCTCATCGTCCCAACCTCGAGTGTTCACCACACACTTGCCTAATCACCTGCTGGTCCCTGCCCTCCAGGAGCCACCAGGGTCCAATGTTAAG gtCATCTATGTGAGCAGAAACCCCAAAGACGTCGCCGTGTCTTTTTACCACTTCCACAAACTGGCCGCCTTCCTCCCAGAGTTCAGCACGTTTGAGGAGTTTTTGCACCACTTCCTGGACGGCAGAC tgtgttaCGGCTCGTGGTTTGACCACATTAAAGGCTGGACCGACCAGAGAAGAGCTCCAAGCAACCTGCTCCACGTCACCTACGAGGAGATGTCGCTG GACCTGAGTGGCACCATCCAGAAGGTGAGCTCCTACCtgcggcgccccctggtggaggatgaggtgaACAGCTGTGTGAAGCACTGCAGCTTTAGCAGCATGAAGGTCAACAAGATGGTCAATTACAGCCTGGTTGCAAAAGACATAATGGACCACAGCAAAGGTTCCTTCATGAGGAAAG GTAAAGTTGGAGATTGGAAAACCATgttcacagaggagcaggatgaATATTTTAACAGCGTCTTCAAATCCAAAATGGACGACTGTGCGTTGGATTTTGtgtgggaggagcagcagaagccaCCACAGGACTGA
- the hp gene encoding haptoglobin: MWISLSLLLLTAWSCRADGIHRDDGLKLSASRVTPLRSRRMIGGTLAPLVPWQAMVYLSDNVRTGGYAGGALISDRWVLTAGRNLFLNKSRQDTQRKNPLIPKVYLGISGRSEAKASSEVAVEKVILHPHFQNQSDWDNNLALIQLKEPVVISDKVTPIPLPERGQDLPDSTEGSGAIAGWGWGVYLNLASSLKHLILPLVGHSTCKAEYEQRAFMPTVDDSMFCTVSGRLEENVCFGDAGGALAVKDAETGDIYAAGILSYDKPCRLHKYAVYMKISSYLPWIHKVTRGDTQNSQAVRSQTMAKMYSWQQ, encoded by the exons ATGTG GATTTCTttgtctctgctcctcctgaccgCCTGGTCCTGTCGGGCTGATGGGATTCACAGGGATGACGGACTGAAACTGTCAG caTCTAGGGTCACTCCCCTGCGCTCTAGGAGAATGATCGGGGGAACtttggctcctctggttccctGGCAGGCCATGGTTTACCTCAGCGACAACGTTCGCACCGGAGGCTATGCCGGTGGCGCTCTCATCTCAGACCGCTGGGTGTTGACAGCTGGAAGGAACCTTTTCCTGAACAAAAGTCGACAGGACACCCAGAGGAAAAATCCCCTCATCCCTAAAGTTTACCTGGGAATCTCGGGGCGGAGTGAAGCCAAGGCCTCCAGCGAGGTCGCTGTGGAGAAG GTCATTCTCCATCCACACTTCCAGAATCAGTCCGACTGGGACAACAACCTGGCTCTGATTCAGCTGAAGGAGCCCGTGGTCATCAGCGACAAAGTGACCCCCATCCCCCTGCCAGAGAGAGGCCAGGACCTGCCAGACAGCACTGAGGGCTCAGGGGCGATCGCTGGTTGGGGCTGGGGGGTCTACCTAAACCTCGCCTCATCGCTCAAGCACCTCATACTCCCCCTGGTCGGCCACTCCACCTGCAAAGCTGAATATGAACAAAGAGCTTTCATGCCAACGGTGGATGACAGCATGTTCTGCACCGTATCCGGCCGGCTGGAGGAAAACGTTTGCTTTGGTGACGCGGGCGGCGCTTTGGCTGTCAAAGACGCCGAAACTGGGGATATTTACGCTGCGGGGATCCTCTCCTATGACAAACCCTGCAGGTTGCACAAGTACGCAGTCTACATGAAGATTTCCTCATATTTGCCCTGGATTCACAAAGTCACCAGAGGAGATACGCAGAATTCCCAAGCTGTCCGCTCTCAGACGATGGCCAAAATGTATTCCTGGCAGCAATAA
- the LOC130521713 gene encoding trace amine-associated receptor 8b-like, translating to MTALPANVSVCRSAAALLPTPDPLLNLTAAVQAASGQPLAPLCTRCCCGFLNRFLTVAFMVSLAFAIVVGNVITLTVFVQTRQSRTPQGYLKVSLAIADMMVGVLVVPFSVYTEISLMVTNTLPVWYQGISTSLAILYRRGGLLNPWQPCMLIGPVFAGCTFVSISTIFLMTLERSVAILRPLHKDALVTRRRTLLLILLSWVASFLLAIAPLIFSSNFTLEYNGCSRMCNYAPLVFGSRPPPDANILLLFPSFDFTLLGGTLVVNIVSFTSIRRYSQKRKLLSEGSLSDAGGGAGGGGCPHRPSFSDIKAAKTISILTFAFTASFSPIAVFVLGNVVGYTWCNFSFFAFWILTGNSCCNVIIYSVRDHRFRKGVSLLFQRDQSPPHSDKN from the exons ATGACTGCGCTGCCTGCTAACGTCAGCGTCTGCAGGAGCGCCGCCGCTCTGCTGCCAACGCCGGACCCTCTGCTCAACCTGACAGCCGCCGTCCAGGCCGCCTCAGGCCAGCCGCTGGCTCCTCTCTGCacccgctgctgctgcgggtTTCTCAACCGCTTCTTGACCGTGGCGTTCATGGTCAGCCTGGCCTTCGCCATCGTGGTTGGGAACGTGATCACCCTGACCGTCTTTGTGCAAACGAGGCAATCCCGAACGCCGCAGGGATACCTGAAAG TGTCTCTGGCCATAGCAGACATGATGGTGGGCGTCCTCGTGGTCCCCTTCTCCGTCTACACTGAGATCTCTCTGATGGTCACCAATACTCTCCCAGTTTGGTACCAGGGCATCTCCACCTCCTTGGCCATCTTATACCGGCGGGGGGGTCTTCTCAACCCCTGGCAGCCCTGCATGTTGATCGGCCCCGTGTTCGCCGGGTGCACCTTCGTCTCCATCAGCACCATCTTCCTGATGACTCTGGAGAGAAGCGTGGCCATCCTGCGGCCGCTCCACAAGGACGCCTTGGTGACCCGGAGGAGGacgctgctcctcatccttctcTCCTGGGTGGCGAGCTTCCTCCTGGCCATCGCGCCCCTCATCTTCAGCAGTAATTTCACTCTGGAGTATAACGGTTGCAGCCGCATGTGCAACTACGCGCCGCTCGTGTTCGGGAGCCGGCCGCCGCCGGACGCCAATATTTTACTCTTGTTCCCTTCTTTTGACTTCACGCTGCTCGGAGGCACTTTAGTGGTGAACATCGTCTCCTTCACCAGCATCCGACGGTACTCCCAGAAACGCAAACTGCTGTCAGAGGGCAGCCTGAGTGATGCAGGCGGGGGGGCAGGAGGCGGGGGATGCCCCCACAGGCCCTCCTTCTCAGACATCAAAGCTGCCAAAACCATCAGCATCCTGACGTTTGCCTTCACGGCGTCCTTCTCCCCCATCGCCGTGTTCGTGCTGGGTAACGTGGTGGGATACACCTGGTGCAACTTTTCCTTCTTTGCCTTCTGGAtcctgacaggaaacagctgctgcaacGTCATCATCTACAGCGTCAGGGACCACCGCTTCAGGAAGGGCGTGAGCCTGCTCTTTCAGCGGGACCAGTCCCCCCCACACAGCGACAAAAACTGA